The Lycium barbarum isolate Lr01 chromosome 4, ASM1917538v2, whole genome shotgun sequence nucleotide sequence AACAGTCTACTTGCACTTAAAATACTCTTTAAGATTTAATTTGCTTTGCAAAAGCTCCCTTGTTTTAATAATTATATATTCAACATCAAGTTTGGTTAACGTAATCCATTTTCGTTAATCAACGAAAATCCCCTCGTCTTTCCCATTTTCGAAACGTGGCCTTTAATCGTTTTATTTTTCCTAACCGCGTATTTGTCTTTTAATATTAAGCCTTATTTAAAATTAGCACTTTTAGTCCCTTTAGTATCCATATATTGTGATTTTTTCCCTCATAATTTTTGcttaaatatatttaattttcaaTTACTTGACATATACAGTTTTTATCCTCTCATTGTCAAATCTTCACAAATTGCATAATTTATTAAGTGTTAAATCATTTAATTATCAATGTACTATGTTAATCATAGTCTATTGTTACTCTATGAGCCCATTTGGATTAGCTGGAAAAAAGtgacttttaagcataagtgcttaaagtactttttaagtactgaaagttattttataaataaataattacgtgtttggataaaagtgcgtaaaggatttttagaagtaaggatagtattggaattaacaaaaaatataagggataaaaggtaAAGTTGTTGatcaaaccaaaatggcttttaatccaaaaaataaaaagttggggttgagcaacttcttgattttgacttattttaagtattttttaatttaatttaagctgttttctattttaccaaacacccaaataagtttaaattggcttataagttggtttgaccaacttataagccaatccaaacgggttcTATATCTTAACTTCTTAAGGTACTCCCTCCATTTTAATTTAGTATCTTAATTGGACTGTGCACAGAATTTAAGAAAATAACTGATTGAATATTATGATTTTAAATTAATATTCTCCTTGAATTTTGTGATCTCAAACAAGCCATGTCGAAtgttggaatatatataaatattctttttgaaacaaactaaaaacATAAAAGTAAgaacataaattgaaacaaaaaagTGTAATATAGTTCTAAAAATAATCCAAATATTACATGTTTACCTTATAAAGGGATCGAAAATACACATTTTTAGTTAATTAAATATTAAATATGCTTAGTCAAATAGTACAAATTATAAATGAGGGACGAAAAGTGTAATTATCTATTAATTTTATTCCAAATTTGTTAAAGAAGAAAACACCGACCAACCCCCGCCCCCACCactccccacccccaccccccgaGGAATCTTCCTCTTCACCGCGTTATTTCCttaacaaccccccccccccccccccacaccccCCCATTTTCACCGTGTATTACTAAAATCTAgtacatgtgtatgtatatatatgtatgtaaagcTCCACTTTCATTTCATCATGTCATACTTTCTTCTGTGTTCACACAATCTTCCTTTTCCATTGAATATTTTTCCTCTCTTTCATACTTCAAACTTCCAATACTTTCACacctaaaaaaaaatctttcatttctttcattttattAATGGAAATATCTTCTTTCTCATTTCCTTCACAAGAAGACTTTAATTTCCCTCCTAATCCCAATTTCTTCACTTTCCTTCATCAAGAACTTGAAAACatgcccaaaaaaataaaaaccgACGATTTTGATCACACCCCAGTTGACGAAATCCTAAATAAATATCTTGGTCTCGAAAATTCAGTTGACAATCACGCTATTTTTGATTTTGAAAATCAAGAAAGTGACTCAAAAATGAATGATCAAGCATCTGTGTCTAGCACCAAAAAACGTGCTAGAGAAAATGTTGTTGAGATGCCTTTACAACAAAGGAGATTATGGGTTAAAAACAGGTCAAATGCATGGTGGGAACAATGCAACGGTCCTGATTTCCCTGAAGACGAATTCAAGAAAGCTTTTCGTATGAGCAAATCCACATTTAACGTAATCTGTAGAGAACTCGAATCAGTAATAACTAAAAAAGATACAATGTTACGTTTGGCTATACCTGTTAACCAACGTGTAGCTGTATGCATTTGGAGATTAGCTACAGGTGCACCACTTCGTGAAGTTTCTAAGCGATTTGGGCTTGGTATATCTACTTGTCATAAGATCGTGCTTGAGGTTTGCACAGCTATAAAAGGAGTACTAATGGGGAAGTTTGTACAATGGCCTGATGAGTTAAAGATGGAGGAGATTAAAAGAGAGTTCGAGGTTGTTTCTGGAATTCAAACTATTTGTGGATCAATGTACACTACACATGTACCAATTATCGCGCCAAAGGAAAATATTACAGCTTATTTCAACAAAAGGCATACTGATAGGAATCAAAAGACATCTTATTCGGTTACAGTACAAGGGGTTGTTGATCATAAAGGGATTTTTACTGATATTTGTATTGGATGGCCTGGATCAATGACAAATGATCAAGTCTTGGAAAAATCAGCACTTTTTGAAAGAGCGAATCGAGGAAATTTGAAGGATATTTGGGTTGTTGGGAATTCAGGATTTCCATTAACAGATTGGATTTTGGTTCCATTTACTCACCAGAATCTAACTTGGACTCAACATGCTTTTAATGAGAAAGTTAGTGATGTTCAAAAAGTTGCTAAAGAAGCATTTATGAGATTGAAAGCTAGATGGAGTTGTTTACAAAAAAGAACAGAAATGAAACTTCAAGATTTGCCTGTTGTTTTTGGAGCTTGTTGTGTATTGCATAATATTTGTGAGATGAGAGGTGAAGAATTAAGTGAAGAATTAAGGTTTGATTTGTTTGATGATGAAATAGTACCAGAAAATATTGTGAGATCAGTGAATGCTATGCAGGTTAGAGATCAGATTGCTCACAAGCTCTTGCATCATAATCATGCAGGCACCAGCTTCCTATAGAAAATTCAAGGTTTTGTTTACATTTTTAGAGATTATATCAATTATGATTTTGGGGGGTTAATTTTTTTCATGGCTTATTGTATTAAGTCATGTTAtagaataatttatttttaatctTCATAGAAAATTTGGTTTTGCTTTTCAAGTATTGGATTGTTTTGGACATGGATTGGACTCATTTCTTTATCAGAGAAATTTTGCAATAGCAATTGGAAATTTccttctacttttttttttttttaaattaccttGGAGTTATCGATTTCCCTAAAATAATGTTGCGCTTGTATGGGATCATTAAAAAATGtactacttttgaaggatccgGCACACACTCATAGGCACTAATGACCATAATCTTAAATCAAACACATGTGCAAGTGGAAATGTGACATCATTTGTACAAATTTTGCATATGTCACTATTTATTGAACCCACCTAACTTTTACATTAATCTTGTGAGTTAGCACTACTGAATATTTTCATTGACCTCATTAATAGCCTTAAGGCCCATGGGGGACTAGGGGAGCAATGAGGTTGACTTGTTACAAGTTTATTTTACTCCTCTGTGGGTTTCAGAACGGGACACCTGCAATCAACAATGTATTGACTACATGACTTGTGGAAAATACTCTCATAATCTGAAATTATCAGGTAATCGCTTGTAAAAAATGTTAGAAAACAGGATTTTCACTAATTAAaaggattcaaaatataaagaagtaaacaatACAAAAGATTCAAGAAAatttaatatataatatatatttgtattataAGGATTCATCATGAATTGACTAGTTTTACGTTAGCCGCCGACctataaaaaaaaagttaatctATCACAGGATAGCTTCATACCTGCTTGTTAAGTACATAACTGGTGATTGATCGACATGCTTGGTTTTTCATATATACCTTATATTGCTAGTTTGGGTGTGTTTGCTTGAATTTGTGATTGATGTTCATTCCTCTTGTATACCATTCCATATGAAAAttcattttagttttatttgCAACTTATAACCATTTATGAGATTGAAAGAAAGATGAATCTGTTTACAGAAAAGAACAGAAAGTGAAACTTCAAGATTTGCCTGTTGTTCTTGGAACTTGTTGTGTATTGCATAATATTTGTGAAATGAGAGCTGAAGAATTAAGGTTTGATTTGTTTGATGATGAAATGGTTCCAGAAAATATTGTGAGATCAGTGAATGCTTTGCAGGCCAGAGATCAAACTGCTCACAAGCTCTTGCACCATAATCATGCAGGCACCAGCTTCCTATAGAAATTCAAGATTTTGTTTACATTCTAAGAGATTGAATCAATTCTGATTTTGGGGGGGTTAATTTTTTTCATGGCTTATTGAAGTCATGTTAtggaataatttattttttatcttcATAGAAGATTTGGTTTTGTTTTTCAAGTATTGGCTTGTTTTGGACATGTATTGGACTCAATTCTGTAATCAAAGATATTTTGCATAAACAATTGAAGTTTCCCTTGCAGAgttaccttttctttttctttcttttttatgaTAACCCTTGCAGAATTCTACCGTTATGTTGCTCGAAGTCTTTTAAAATGTTGCCGCACTCATATCGGATCATTCAAAAATGCAGTATTTTTGAAGGATCTGGCACATACCTATAAGTACTAATGAATATAATCTTAAGTCAAACTCAAGTGCAAGTATAATTGTGACATCATTTGTTCAAAATTTTGCATATGTCAGTgtttattaaaaagaaaaaaaaaatgaacccaaCAAAATTTTTAATTGATCTTGTAAGTTACAGTAGTACTTAACATTTTTATTGATCTCATTTAAATTTAATTGCCTTAGGGCCCATTGTGGGACTAGGGGAGCAAACGAGGTTGACTTGCTTCAAAGTTTAGTTTACTTACTCTTGTGGATTTCAGAAAAGCATACCTGCAACCAACAGTATGTCGTCGACTGTATGACTTGTGAAAGTATTCTCTGACTCTACAATTATAGGAAATTACTTGGATCCAGATTTTTATCAAAAggaatttaaaaatataaaaaaataaacatataaaaaaaaatcgagatgcaacgtatatatatatcaaaagaaaaACTGGTAAATTTATAGTTATATAGTACCTTTTAGTGATAGTTAGGATGGAACGTGTGACTGCTTGAATTTGTTGACTGATGTTTATATCCTCTTTGTAACAATTCTATATGAAAAttcattttagttttatttgCACCAAAACTATTTATTCTTGATTGCCATTGGTTCCAACTCTATGCCCAATAAAAAATGACGTTCACCCGAGGCTGATTCAGGATTTAAACTTATATTTCTTAACTGATTTCAGAGGTGAATCCGAAATTTCAAGAGGATGGGTTCACCATTGTTTCATCTAAGTATATTTTCTTTTTTGCCTTTTGGGACTTGGGTAGttagaaataaagaaaaaaaaatatagtaattAGATGTAATATAAGAAAGAAAAACGTTTTTGCCTTTTGGGTAATAAGAACTAAAGAAGAAAAAGAgtttagaaataaaataaaaaacgaaaGTTAATGGTTGCTttagaaataaaattaaaaaaaaacaaaaaagcacAACAAGCAAGGTTTGATCCTCGATCTTAAGGAATTAAACTAAGCCCCTAACCAATACTGCACTCGACTTAGTTTAACCATGTATTCCTcaagttaatattagatatattttcagaattatacatataatatatcgagtttagtcgaGTAATCATGTATTTACGTGACTCAATTTTTGTACATAAATTTGCCTCTGACTGATTTCATTGCGCTCTTATAATTATGAGTTTAGaaatcacatacatatacacattgcGTATAAAAATTATAGGGTTTTGTTGATCCTTTGAATATATATTGCATCAGCCCTAATGTCAGCCAGCGACAACCCAAATAAGATGTACAATAAGTTTAACTTACAACAGCAAGTAATCAATAATATAAGTAGATAATTTCCATAACTAACTAAAATACATTAATCTTAAGAAAAAATGGTTAACTAGTTTTGTGTGGAAGAATTACTGGTAATCTATTTTTCACAGGTTTTCATACGTAATGGTTGTGTCATGATGATATAACAACGAGTATTGTCATTTTCCTCAATAATTTGTTGACTTAGACTAGATCGACAGATACAATTTGGTCTAAGTTGACTGGATTATGATAATCCAACAGGATAACAAACTGTATTGACAGTCAAAAGAAATAATTTTAAGGATTGCACCGCCATTGACTGCCTCAAATCTTCCCCCCAAAATGTCAAATTACCTTGAATTTGGTGCCAAGTACATAAATCTAAAAATTCCCCATAAATAAACACAAGAAGGCAAAGTTCCAAATTTGCCACTAAATCATGTGATTGATTTTAAATTTCCATCGTTAATAGTTGGGGTCAGATTTACCATTCCAATTACAAAAATGGACTTGCTTTATCCTGGTAACTAACGGTCAACTATTAAAGACTAATTTTTACTAGTAACACATATTTCAACGGTAAATTTGAATTATTTCGTATAGTTTAAGGATAAATTTGAATACTTTTCAAACCCTTACACCTCAAATTGTAAGCCGCCTCAATGCCTCCTAATTTGATATTAAACCGTTTGAAATTGTGCGATGAATAATTACTGTAGTGAAATTGTAGTTTGAAGCATTTTGATGAATATCTCGATTAAGAGAGTTTGGCTGATCAAAGTTTGCTGAAACTTTAGGAATACGAAAGAGCTGAGGTTTCTCTAGATGTTTTGACGGTTCGTAAAAGTTATCACAACGGTAGAGCTTCCACTGTCACAGGTGAGCTCCACATCGAAATTATCCTAATTGGTtgttcaaatttgcccttaactATAACGATCTTTATTTTTCCCCTAAATTGTGCATTGACGATACAAATTACCTTTTGATAGTTGACACTTTGTCAATAAGAATAAATCTAACTCATTTTTGTAACGTTAAGGATAGATATGATCTCaactattacaacaacaacaacatacctagtaaattcccacaatgtggggtctggggagggtagagtgtatgcagaccttaccctcaccttgaggctgtttccgaaagtcCCTCGGCTTAAAAGAGAACAAGACAAAAAGTTAGATAAGGACAAGCATaacaaaacaatatgaaaacgagaAGCAACAAAAGCGAGATAGTCATGATAAACAGTAGCTACCATAAATAAATAAGATACTCGAAATACAAGACCCAacaatataagcagaaatcagatggcaataaacgaatgagcaaaCTACAACTACTAGGACGAAAGAAGTAAGC carries:
- the LOC132636895 gene encoding protein ANTAGONIST OF LIKE HETEROCHROMATIN PROTEIN 1-like yields the protein MEISSFSFPSQEDFNFPPNPNFFTFLHQELENMPKKIKTDDFDHTPVDEILNKYLGLENSVDNHAIFDFENQESDSKMNDQASVSSTKKRARENVVEMPLQQRRLWVKNRSNAWWEQCNGPDFPEDEFKKAFRMSKSTFNVICRELESVITKKDTMLRLAIPVNQRVAVCIWRLATGAPLREVSKRFGLGISTCHKIVLEVCTAIKGVLMGKFVQWPDELKMEEIKREFEVVSGIQTICGSMYTTHVPIIAPKENITAYFNKRHTDRNQKTSYSVTVQGVVDHKGIFTDICIGWPGSMTNDQVLEKSALFERANRGNLKDIWVVGNSGFPLTDWILVPFTHQNLTWTQHAFNEKVSDVQKVAKEAFMRLKARWSCLQKRTEMKLQDLPVVFGACCVLHNICEMRGEELSEELRFDLFDDEIVPENIVRSVNAMQVRDQIAHKLLHHNHAGTSFL